A region from the Lolium perenne isolate Kyuss_39 chromosome 4, Kyuss_2.0, whole genome shotgun sequence genome encodes:
- the LOC127297319 gene encoding heavy metal-associated isoprenylated plant protein 44, producing MSVSSALSSFLYGCFYPIGGRHNHRAGAYYHSSHPTSADTLYYNNQGALAGRRMGRSRPLSLQTVELKVRMCCSGCERVVKHALTKLRGVDSVHVEVEMEKVTVTGYVERHRVLKEVRRAGKKAEFWPEQPLHFTCKEEYFRDEESFRPSYNYYRHGYNGDKHGKLHEPQRGSDPVSNMFNDDDVNACSIM from the exons ATGTCTGTCTCGTCCGCTCTGTCGTCATTCCTGTACGGGTGCTTCTACCCCATCGGCGGCCGCCACAACCACCGCGCCGGCGCGTACTACCACAGCAGCCACCCGACAAGCGCCGACACCCTGTACTACAACAACCAGGGCGCGCTGGCCGGGCGCAGGATGGGCCGGAGCAGGCCGCTTTCGTTGCAG ACTGTTGAGCTGAAGGTTCGGATGTGCTGCTCGGGGTGCGAGCGGGTGGTGAAGCACGCGCTGACGAAGCTGCGGGGCGTGGACAGCGTGCAtgtggaggtggagatggagaagGTGACGGTGACCGGGTACGTGGAGCGGCACCGGGTGCTCAAGGAGGTCCGGCGCGCCGGGAAGAAGGCCGAGTTCTGGCCGGAGCAGCCGCTGCACTTCACCTGCAAGGAGGAGTACTTCCGCGACGAGGAGTCGTTCCGCCCCAGCTACAACTACTACCGCCACGGCTACAACGGCGACAAGCACGGCAAGCTCCACGAGCCCCAGCGCGGCTCCGACCCCGTCAGCAACATGTTCAACGACGACGACGTCAACGCATGCTCCATCATGTAG